A single Xiphias gladius isolate SHS-SW01 ecotype Sanya breed wild chromosome 18, ASM1685928v1, whole genome shotgun sequence DNA region contains:
- the LOC120803967 gene encoding PTB domain-containing engulfment adapter protein 1-like → MSDTSEDDNEISFRVKFLGRVEVVRPDGLQVLDEAAQCLKTPDKYSPEKAAKKSKVHLFVSLSGIDILENKSKFLLYTCPLSTVSFCAVLPSSPKVFGFVARHPAADMYHCYLFQSKTFSHVLVSVIGDAFRASKKGENVRGGRDLIVEALRHKSKMLQRENSELKRKLAGQTN, encoded by the exons ATGAGTGACACTTCAGAAGATGACAATGAGATCTCCTTTCGGGTAAAG TTTCTTGGGCGAGTTGAGGTAGTTCGCCCTGATGGACTACAGGTCCTGGATGAAGCAGCTCAGTGTCTCAAG ACGCCAGATAAATACTCCCCAGAAAAAGCGGCCAAGAAGAGCAAAGTCCATCTCTTCGTGTCCCTGAGTGGGatagacattttggaaaacaaatccAAG TTTTTGTTGTACACATGCCCTCTCTCCACGGTTTCCTTCTGTGCCGTCCTGCCGTCCTCACCCAAAGTCTTCGGCTTCGTGGCCAGACACCCTGCAGCAGACATGTACCACTGTTATTTGTTCCAGAGCAAGACGTTT tCTCATGTGCTGGTCTCAGTTATTGGGGATGCCTTCCGAGCATCGAAAAAGGGGGAGAACGTCAGGGGAGGACGAGACCTGATAGTGGAGGCCCTCAGACATAAG AGTAAAATGCTCCAGAGAGAGAATTCTGAGCTGAAGAGGAAGCTCGCAGGACAGACCAACTAA
- the tmem106c gene encoding transmembrane protein 106C — protein sequence MGTRWSRSGSSLSLLPERQTSLRRGEDRDSDNDSLDGLVRPEDIAQFPYVEFTGRDSITCPTCQGTGRIPSGQVNELVALIPYSDQRLQPQRTKLYVVLSVVLCLLASSLVAFFLFPRSVVVVDDGIRSVTVRFDHSNMKVLMNMTSTLNFSNPNFFSVLVQSVSCQVLYMKTVIGTQQLDNATTIQPLSESQVNYTVSVEIGSSAPYVYAFCTMPSIKVHNIVVFMQTSVKTSYMVRTSQNSLEAYRYIDCGSNTTFHQTAKRLRHLSATHSPATSLGPPLP from the exons ATGGGGACGCGGTGGTCTCGAAGCGGCAGCAGTCTGTCGCTCCTCCCAGAGAGGCAGACCTCTCTGCGGCGGGGAGAGGACAGGGACTCCGACAATGACTCTTTGGATGGGCTCGTTAGACCGGAGGACATAGCCCAGTTCCCCTACGTGGAGTTCACCGGGAGGGACAGCATAACGTGCCCGACGTGTCAGGGCACTGGACGGATACCATCAG GTCAAGTGAATGAACTGGTTGCATTGATCCCATACAGTGACCAAAGACTGCAGCCCCAAAGAAC GAAGCTGTATGTGGTCTTGTCAGTTGTGCTGTGCCTCCTGGCCTCTTCGCTCGTtgccttcttcctctttcctcgCTCGGTGGTCGTGGTGGATGACGGGATACGCTCGGTGACTGTTCGCTTTGACCACTCCAATATGAAGGTCCTGATGAACATGACG AGCACACTCAACTTCAGCAACCCAAACTTCTTCTCGGTGCTGGTTCAGAGTGTGAGCTGCCAGGTCCTTTACATGAAGACAGTGATTGGTACTCAGCAGCTAGACAATGCCACCACCATCCAGCCGCTCAGTGAGAGTCAG GTGAACTACACTGTCAGTGTGGAGATTGGTAGCAGTGCACCCTATGTCTA TGCCTTCTGCACCATGCCCAGCATCAAGGTCCACAACATAGTTGTATTTATGCA AACGTCAGTGAAAACCTCGTACATGGTGCGAACATCCCAGAACAGCCTCGAGGCCTATCGCTACATAGACTGCGGTTCCAACACCACATTCCACCAGACAGCCAAGCGTCTGAGGCACCTCTCCGCTACCCACTCCCCAGCCACATCCCTCGGCCCCCCTCTGCCGTAA